A portion of the Apus apus isolate bApuApu2 chromosome 3, bApuApu2.pri.cur, whole genome shotgun sequence genome contains these proteins:
- the TAGAP gene encoding T-cell activation Rho GTPase-activating protein translates to MKVLSSCNTSKTLNAENMESLIECQSEADAKKCPPLVPAGTEDGLCHSAADGRKKRKKVISQSFTLRRSSTNGNSPGQLDGGAKIALFGQPLAIICGEDNTLPQPVQDLLAVLYMKGPSTEGIFRKAANEKARKELKEELNKGENVDLKSKSVHLLAVVLKDFLRNIPSKLLSTDLYEKWMQALEKPSKQDKIEELKEVADKLPRPNHALLKHLLSLLQHISQNAETNRMDSSNLAICVGPNMLSPETDSTLPLEVQKEMNDKVTVLVEFLINNCSEIFGEDIALPVCAMAESLEHTDSSTEHLCAAHQNDSAYDSPDPEADASPCMSQMEQTKGRSTSVSQRHPTHISASSLTNFRNDISTMDRRYSEPDLSFQNHLEGKIMKQKLNRSEDSFPVHQKQLGLEALEERLAILPSQLSTDSLPKTSSSCSLESSDGSVFTSSPVISPSSPKKTFLVRPQSFSTKATEDCSTPNREIKKHSMSFSFAKSRKTLIKTQSWGPGKNIFFQRDSFTKKEDQFSCRVVQQNSPEDDKPLPVVHQQRPRFRSADDVFREVDQRNPGRPPSYEEATKNCLATTVPSHNLTVQTMRLKVSNQDTWLPHPCSSCAQDTAHTALRDLPSGRVSAGKDSDVETEILSVAVGINSRVSLPVTPGVYRLRAMSESYQKNKLEYVAKRCSQPVFEVDQIQYAKESYV, encoded by the exons ATGAAAGTGTTAAGCAGCTGTAATACT TCAAAGACACTAAATGCTGAGAACATGGAGAGTCTGATTGAGTGCCAGTCAGAG GCTGATGCCAAGAAATGCCCCCCGCTGGTCCCAGCAGGTACTGAAGATGGACTTTGCCACTCAGCTG cagatggaagaaagaaaagaaagaaggtgaTATCACAGTCATTTACTCTGAGACGAAGCTCTACCAACGGGAATTCCCCAGGGCAGCTAGATGGAGGTGCCAAAATTGCTCTGTTTGGCCAGCCTCTGGCTATCATCTGTGGAGAAGACAACACACTGCCTCAACCAGTCCAG gatCTCCTAGCTGTGTTATATATGAAAGGACCTTCCACTGAAGGGATattcagaaaagctgcaaatgAGAAAGCACGAAAGGAGTTGAAGGAGGAGCTAAACAAAGGCGAGAATGTTGatttgaaaagcaaatctgTGCACCTGCTGGCAGTGGTCTTGAAG GACTTCCTCCGAAATATCCCCTCCAAACTCCTCTCCACCGACCTCTATGAGAAGTGGATGCAAGCTCTGGAGAAGCCAAGCAAACAGGACAAAATTGAAGAATTGAAAGA GGTGGCTGACAAACTGCCTAGACCAAACCACGCCTTGCTCAAGCActtgctctctctgctccagcacatcAGCCAAAACGCTGAGACCAACAGGATGGACTCCAGCAACTTGGCCATCTGTGTTGGCCCAAATATGCTGAGCCCAGAGACAGACAGCACGCTCCCTCTGGAAGTGCAGAAGGAGATGAATGACAAG GTGACAGTGTTGGTGGAGTTCCTCATAAACAACTGCTCAGAAATATTTGGGGAGGACATTGCCTTGCCTGTCTGTGCCATGGCTGAGTCACTGGAGCACACAGACAGCTCCACAG AACACCTATGTGCTGCTCATCAGAATGACTCTGCCTATGACAGCCCAGATCCTGAAGCTGATGCCAGCCCGTGTATGTCTCAGATGGAGCAGACCAAAGGGAGGAGCACTAGTGTGAGCCAAAGACACCCGACACACATCTCTGCCTCTTCACTGACTAATTTCAGAAATGACATCAGCACAATGGACAGGAGGTACTCAGAGCCAGACTTGTCCTTCCAGAACCACCTTGAAGGCAAGATAATGAAACAGAAGCTAAACAGAAGTGAAGACAGTTTTCCAGTTCATCAGAAACAGCTAGGGTTGGAGGCACTGGAGGAACGGCTTGCAATCCTACCTTCACAGTTATCAACTGACTCTCTACCCAAAACATCCTCCAGTTGCTCCCTGGAGAGCTCTGACGgctcagtcttcaccagctcCCCAGTAATTTCACCTTCTAGTCCCAAGAAAACCTTTTTAGTTAGACCCCAGTCCTTTTCCACCAAGGCCACTGAAGACTGCAGTACACCTAACAGAGAGATCAAAAAGCATTCCATGTCGTTCTCTTTtgcaaaaagcaggaaaacactAATAAAAACCCAGAGTTGGGGGCctggaaaaaacatattttttcagaGAGACAGTTTCACAAAGAAAGAAGATCAGTTCTCCTGCAGAGTTGTCCAGCAGAACAGTCCTGAAGATGACAAACCATTGCCTGTGGTGCATCAGCAAAGGCCTCGTTTCAGGTCAGCTGATGACGTGTTCAGAGAGGTAGACCAGAGGAATCCTGGAAGACCACCCTCTTATGAAGAGGCTACTAAAAACTGCCTGGCCACTACAGTTCCCTCCCACAATCTCACAGTTCAAACTATGAGATTAAAGGtgtcaaaccaggacacttggCTGCCTCATCCATGCAGCAGTTGTGCACAGGACACAGCACATACAGCTCTAAGGGATCTACCCAGTGGCAGAGTTTCTGCAGGAAAGGATTCTGATGTGGAAACTGAAATCCTCAGTGTCGCTGTGGGAATAAACTCCCGTGTGAGTTTGCCCGTGACCCCAGGAGTCTACCGATTGAGAGCCATGTCTGAATCCTATCAAAAGAACAAACTTGAGTATGTGGCTAAGAGGtgcagccagccagtttttgaGGTAGACCAGATCCAGTATGCCAAGGAATCCTATGTTTAG